One region of Etheostoma cragini isolate CJK2018 chromosome 16, CSU_Ecrag_1.0, whole genome shotgun sequence genomic DNA includes:
- the trim69 gene encoding E3 ubiquitin-protein ligase TRIM69, producing the protein MSKNQKEVKKIQTVYLQNLEKLNQGIKPDKKSWKSKEEDFAAAMEKLRQPPIAGKVTKSSAHRISRDLTCSICLDLFKQPVSLPCDHTFCQGCIEGYWTGPRGPIQGGTGSCPQCRKVYPGQSYRPNRIVANIVESYCQGLEESGTGPRLADVGVTERVPAPVPRCSRHREELKLYCEEDQELVCLVCGLSQEHRNHTMVCVQEAEQKYRASLNSSMDSLKVELNTALQCDREAEDEVKKLKEHTADLKQRIEAQFSDLHQFLYQEEKLLQVKLKTEERRELIRLDEHKALLCVEISRLQRAVHEIEDKLKEQDPFTLLRSIKVLLQRPSLKFEKPTFTPPSLCEGRFAGPLQYRVWKSMKGSIYPVPAAITFNSSTANPWLSLTSSLTCVRYQTFNHTVQDNPSRFNAALSLLGSQGFTHGRHYWEIEVYSSTVWTVGVARESVPRKGVIKALPANGFWTLSLSYGIQYMAGTSPPTVLSLEEPLARIGVYLDYKRGLVSFYNAECMIHLYTFRETFTETLYPYFNLGFLDKVHENEPLKVFLPKI; encoded by the exons ATGAGTAAGAATCAGAAAGAAGTGAAGAAAATCCAGACAGTGTATCTGCAGAACCTGGAAAAACTAAATCAGGGGATAAAGCCAGACAAGAAAAGTTGGAAATCAAAGGAAGAAGACTTTGCTGCAGCAATGGAAAAGCTGCGACAGCCTCCCATAGCTGGAAAAGTAACCAAAAGCTCAGCACACAGAATCAGCAGAGATCTTACCTGCTCCATCTGCTTGGATCTTTTCAAGCAGCCGGTGTCCTTGCCCTGTGATCACACCTTTTGCCAGGGGTGCATTGAGGGCTACTGGACCGGCCCCCGGGGGCCCATTCAGGGAGGCACAGGCTCCTGCCCTCAGTGCAGGAAGGTGTACCCCGGGCAAAGCTACAGGCCCAACCGCATCGTTGCCAACATAGTAGAGAGCTACTGTCAGGGTCTGGAGGAGAGCGGGACTGGACCTCGCCTGGCAGATGTAGGCGTAACAGAGAGGGTTCCTGCTCCGGTCCCACGCTgcagcagacacagagaggagcTGAAGCTTTACTGTGAGGAGGACCAGGAGCtggtgtgtctggtgtgtggCCTCTCCCAGGAGCACAGGAATCATACCATGGTGTGTGTACAGGAGGCTGAACAGAAGTACAGG GCGTCTCTGAACAGCTCCATGGATTCCCTTAAAGTTGAGCTTAACACAGCGCTGCAGTGCGACAGAGAAGCTGAGGACGAGGTTAAAAAGCTCAAG GAGCACACCGCTGACCTGAAGCAACGCATTGAAGCCCAGTTCAGCGACCTGCACCAGTTCCTGTACCAGGAGGAGAAGCTGCTGCAGGTGAAGCTGAAGACGGAGGAGCGCAGAGAGCTGATCCGACTGGACGAGCACAAGGCCCTGCTGTGTGTAGAGATCTCTCGTCTGCAGAGAGCCGTCCACGAGATAGAGGACAAACTAAAAGAGCAGGACCCCTTCACTCTGCTACGG AGCATCAAAGTCCTGCTCCAGAG GCCTTCACTGAAGTTTGAGAAACCCACTTTTACACCGCCCAGTCTGTGCGAGGGTCGGTTTGCGGGGCCCCTGCAGTACAGAGTGTGGAAATCGATGAAAGGAAGCATTTATCCAG tTCCAGCAGCCATCACATTTAACTCCAGCACAGCCAACCCTTGGCTCAGTCTGACCTCCTCCCTCACCTGTGTTCGCTACCAGACCTTTAACCACACCGTGCAGGACAACCCCTCCAGGTTCAACGCTGCCCTGTCACTGCTTGGAAGCCAGGGATTCACCCATGGGCGCCACTACTGGGAGATTGAAGTCTACAGCAGCACAGTCTGGACTGTGGGGGTGGCCCGGGAGTCAGTACCTAGAAAGGGAGTCATCAAAGCCCTCCCAGCCAACGGCTTCTGGACTCTGTCCCTTTCTTATGGGATACAGTACATGGCTGGCACTTCACCCCCAACAGTCCTGTCTCTGGAGGAGCCCCTGGCCAGGATCGGAGTGTACCTGGATTACAAGAGGGGCCTGGTGTCCTTTTACAACGCAGAGTGCATGATTCACCTCTACACCTTTAGGGAGACCTTCACTGAGACGCTGTACCCTTACTTCAACTTGGGCTTTCTGGATAAAGTGCATGAAAATGAGCCTCTCAAAGTTTTCTTACCAAAAATTTAG
- the LOC117959405 gene encoding bone morphogenetic protein 1-like isoform X3, with product MFKEVQHTVQTNHTDSVNSSSVSRSNRAADRKSLHRRRRAATSRPERVWPDGIIPYLISGNFTGSQRAIFRQAMRHWEKHTCVTFTERTTEESYIVFTYRPCGCCSYVGRRGGGPQAISIGKNCDKFGIVVHELGHVIGFWHEHTRPDRDEHVSIIRDNIQPGQEYNFLKMEPGEVDSLGEVYDFGSIMHYARNTFSRGIFLDTILPRYDVNGIRPPIGQRTRLSKGDIAQARKLYKCARCGDSLQDSAGNFSSPGFPNGYSAYAHCVWMISVTPGEKIVLNFTSMDLFRSHLCWYDHVEVRDGYWRKASLKGRFCGDMLPDPIISTDSRLWIEFRSSSSWLGKGFSAVYEAICGGEVKRDSGQIQSPNYPDDYQSNKVCVWRITVAEGFDVGLSFQSFEIERHDSCAYDYVEVRDGSSDSSPLLGRFCGYDKPDDIKSSSNQLWLKFVSDGSVNKAGFAANFFKEMDECSRLDNGHCEQQCLNTLGSYRCACDPGYELAADRRSCETAACGGFITKLNGSLTTPGWPKEYPPNKNCVWQLVAPIQFRITLVFDVFETEGNDVCKYDYVEVRSGLTSDSELHGKFCGAEKPEVITSRQNNMRIEFKSDNTVSKRGFKAHFFSDIDECSKENGGCQHECVNTFGSYSCQCRSGFMLHDNKHDCKEAGCDHAVNTVSGTISSPNWPDKYPSKKACTWSLSTTPGHRIKIVFNEIDMESHLECAYDHLEIYDGRDNRAPILGRFCGTKKPSTVVSSGNKMFLRFFSDNSVQKRGFEASYRAECGGSLKAEVKTKELYSHAQFGDNNYPSGSDCLWVVSAEKGYGVEIIFQVFEIEEEADCGYDYVELYDGADIKSPRLGRYCGSGAPEEVYSAGDAIVLKFHSDDSINKKGFHVRYTSTKFQDTLHASK from the exons ATGTTCAAAGAAGTCCAGCACACTGTCCAGACCAACCACACAGACTCAG TTAACAGTTCCAGTGTCAGTAGGAGTAATAGAGCTGCAGACAGAAAGAGTCTCCATCGTCGAAGGAGAGCAGCCACCTCCAGACCTGAGCGAGTGTGGCCAGATGGCATCATCCCGTATTTGATCAGTGGGAACTTCACTG GCAGTCAGAGAGCCATTTTCCGACAGGCGATGCGTCACTGGGAGAAACACACTTGCGTAACATTCACTGAGAGGACGACTGAAGAAAGCTACATCGTTTTCACCTACCGACCTTGTGG GTGTTGCTCCTACGTGGGGAGGAGAGGTGGTGGCCCTCAGGCCATCTCTATAGGGAAGAACTGTGATAAGTTTGGCATTGTGGTGCATGAACTCGGACACGTGATCGGCTTCTGGCACGAACACACACGTCCAGACCGTGATGAGCATGTAAGCATCATCAGGGACAACATCCAACCAG GACAGGAGTATAACTTCCTGAAGATGGAGCCAGGCGAGGTCGACTCACTTGGGGAGGTATACGACTTCGGCAGCATCATGCATTATGCAAGGAATACATTTTCCAG GGGCATCTTCTTAGACACAATCTTGCCCCGTTATGATGTCAATGGAATCAGGCCACCTATTGGACAGAGGACCAGGCTGAGCAAAGGGGACATTGCACAAGCCCGAAAACTCTACAAGTGTGCAA GGTGTGGGGACAGCCTGCAGGACAGTGCTGGAAACTTCTCTTCTCCCGGTTTTCCGAACGGCTACTCAGCGTACGCTCATTGTGTCTGGATGATTTCTGTCACTCCTGGAGAGAAG ATTGTGTTGAATTTCACTTCCATGGACCTCTTCAGGAGTCACTTGTGTTGGTACGACCATGTGGAGGTCCGAGACGGATATTGGAGAAAAGCTTCTCTGAAAG GCCGTTTTTGTGGAGACATGCTTCCAGATCCAATCATCTCAACCGACAGTCGACTGTGGATTGAATTccgaagcagcagcagctggttgGGCAAAGGTTTTTCAGCAGTCTATGAAg CCATTTGTGGGGGAGAGGTTAAGCGGGACAGTGGCCAGATCCAGTCCCCCAATTATCCCGATGACTACCAGTCcaacaaagtgtgtgtatggCGAATCACAGTGGCAGAGGGTTTCGATGTTGGCCTCTCCTTTCAGTCATTTGag ATTGAGAGACATGACAGCTGTGCTTATGACTATGTGGAGGTGAGGGATGGCAGCTCTGATAGCAGTCCGCTGCTCGGCCGTTTCTGCGGCTACGACAAACCTGACGACATCAAAAGTAGCTCCAACCAGCTTTGGCTGAAGTTTGTGTCGGATGGCTCGGTCAACAAAGCTGGGTTTGCGGCCAACTTTTTCAAAG AGATGGATGAGTGCTCCAGACTTGACAACGGTCACTGTGAGCAGCAATGTCTGAACACGTTGGGCAGCTACAGATGTGCTTGTGATCCCGGATATGAGCTGGCAGCTGACAGACGTAGCTGTGAGA CAGCTGCCTGTGGCGGGTTCATCACCAAGCTCAATGGCTCCCTCACCACCCCCGGGTGGCCCAAAGAATACCCACCCAACAAGAACTGCGTGTGGCAGCTGGTGGCACCCATTCAGTTTCGCATCACTTTGGTGTTTGATGTGTTCGAGACCGAAGGAAATGAT GTGTGTAAATATGATTATGTGGAGGTGCGCAGTGGGTTGACTTCAGACTCCGAGCTTCATGGAAAGTTCTGTGGAGCGGAGAAACCTGAGGTCATCACCTCCCGACAAAACAACATGAGGATCGAGTTCAAGTCTGACAACACCGTCTCCAAGAGGGGCTTCAAAGCTCACTTCTTCTCTG ATATAGACGAGTGCTCCAAAGAAAATGGTGGCTGCCAGCATGAATGTGTGAACACCTTCGGGAGCTACAGCTGTCAGTGCCGCAGCGGCTTCATGCTGCATGATAATAAGCATGACTGCAAGGAAG CGGGCTGTGATCATGCTGTTAACACTGTGTCAGGCACTATAAGCAGCCCCAACTGGCCTGATAAGTATCCCAGCAAGAAGGCCTGCACCTGGTCTCTGTCCACAACCCCTGGGCATCGTATCAAAATT GTTTTCAATGAGATCGACATGGAGTCTCATCTTGAGTGCGCTTACGACCATCTGGAGATCTACGACGGGCGTGACAACCGTGCCCCAATTCTTGGACGCTTCTGTGGCACCAAAAAGCCTTCTACGGTGGTCTCCAGTGGCAACAAAATGTTCCTGCGTTTTTTCTCTGACAACTCAGTGCAAAAGAGAGGATTTGAGGCTTCATACAGAGCAG AATGTGGAGGAAGCCTAAAAGCCGAGGTCAAGACAAAAGAGCTCTACTCTCATGCACAGTTTGGAGATAACAACTACCCCAGCGGCTCCGACTGTCTGTGGGTGGTTTCTGCTGAGAAGGGTTACGGAGTGGAGATCATCTTCCAAGTGTTTGAGATCGAGGAGGAAGCAGACTGCGGGTATGATTATGTGGAGCTGTATGACGGCGCTGACATCAAGTCTCCAAGGCTGGGACGATATTGTGGATCTGGG GCCCCAGAGGAAGTTTACTCAGCCGGGGATGCCATAGTTTTAAAGTTTCACTCAGATGACAGCATCAATAAAAAAGGCTTTCATGTACGCTACACAAGCACAAAGTTCCAGGACACATTACACGCAAGCAAGTGA
- the LOC117959405 gene encoding bone morphogenetic protein 1-like isoform X2 — protein sequence MEVAPTFLLLLCGLRVSLAADWEFADTHFTYLGDAIDYKDPCKAAAFLGDIALDEDDLRMFKEVQHTVQTNHTDSVNSSSVSRSNRAADRKSLHRRRRAATSRPERVWPDGIIPYLISGNFTGSQRAIFRQAMRHWEKHTCVTFTERTTEESYIVFTYRPCGCCSYVGRRGGGPQAISIGKNCDKFGIVVHELGHVIGFWHEHTRPDRDEHVSIIRDNIQPGQEYNFLKMEPGEVDSLGEVYDFGSIMHYARNTFSRGIFLDTILPRYDVNGIRPPIGQRTRLSKGDIAQARKLYKCARCGDSLQDSAGNFSSPGFPNGYSAYAHCVWMISVTPGEKIVLNFTSMDLFRSHLCWYDHVEVRDGYWRKASLKGRFCGDMLPDPIISTDSRLWIEFRSSSSWLGKGFSAVYEAICGGEVKRDSGQIQSPNYPDDYQSNKVCVWRITVAEGFDVGLSFQSFEIERHDSCAYDYVEVRDGSSDSSPLLGRFCGYDKPDDIKSSSNQLWLKFVSDGSVNKAGFAANFFKEMDECSRLDNGHCEQQCLNTLGSYRCACDPGYELAADRRSCETACGGFITKLNGSLTTPGWPKEYPPNKNCVWQLVAPIQFRITLVFDVFETEGNDVCKYDYVEVRSGLTSDSELHGKFCGAEKPEVITSRQNNMRIEFKSDNTVSKRGFKAHFFSDIDECSKENGGCQHECVNTFGSYSCQCRSGFMLHDNKHDCKEAGCDHAVNTVSGTISSPNWPDKYPSKKACTWSLSTTPGHRIKIVFNEIDMESHLECAYDHLEIYDGRDNRAPILGRFCGTKKPSTVVSSGNKMFLRFFSDNSVQKRGFEASYRAECGGSLKAEVKTKELYSHAQFGDNNYPSGSDCLWVVSAEKGYGVEIIFQVFEIEEEADCGYDYVELYDGADIKSPRLGRYCGSGAPEEVYSAGDAIVLKFHSDDSINKKGFHVRYTSTKFQDTLHASK from the exons ATGGAAGTCGCTCCAACATTCCTGTTGCTGCTGTGCGGTCTGCGCGTTTCTCTGGCGGCTGATTGGGAGTTTGCGGACACTCATTTCACCTACCTCGGTGATGCCATTGACTACAAGGATCCCTGTAAAGCCG CTGCCTTTTTGGGAGATATTGCCCTTGATGAAGATGACCTCCGCATGTTCAAAGAAGTCCAGCACACTGTCCAGACCAACCACACAGACTCAG TTAACAGTTCCAGTGTCAGTAGGAGTAATAGAGCTGCAGACAGAAAGAGTCTCCATCGTCGAAGGAGAGCAGCCACCTCCAGACCTGAGCGAGTGTGGCCAGATGGCATCATCCCGTATTTGATCAGTGGGAACTTCACTG GCAGTCAGAGAGCCATTTTCCGACAGGCGATGCGTCACTGGGAGAAACACACTTGCGTAACATTCACTGAGAGGACGACTGAAGAAAGCTACATCGTTTTCACCTACCGACCTTGTGG GTGTTGCTCCTACGTGGGGAGGAGAGGTGGTGGCCCTCAGGCCATCTCTATAGGGAAGAACTGTGATAAGTTTGGCATTGTGGTGCATGAACTCGGACACGTGATCGGCTTCTGGCACGAACACACACGTCCAGACCGTGATGAGCATGTAAGCATCATCAGGGACAACATCCAACCAG GACAGGAGTATAACTTCCTGAAGATGGAGCCAGGCGAGGTCGACTCACTTGGGGAGGTATACGACTTCGGCAGCATCATGCATTATGCAAGGAATACATTTTCCAG GGGCATCTTCTTAGACACAATCTTGCCCCGTTATGATGTCAATGGAATCAGGCCACCTATTGGACAGAGGACCAGGCTGAGCAAAGGGGACATTGCACAAGCCCGAAAACTCTACAAGTGTGCAA GGTGTGGGGACAGCCTGCAGGACAGTGCTGGAAACTTCTCTTCTCCCGGTTTTCCGAACGGCTACTCAGCGTACGCTCATTGTGTCTGGATGATTTCTGTCACTCCTGGAGAGAAG ATTGTGTTGAATTTCACTTCCATGGACCTCTTCAGGAGTCACTTGTGTTGGTACGACCATGTGGAGGTCCGAGACGGATATTGGAGAAAAGCTTCTCTGAAAG GCCGTTTTTGTGGAGACATGCTTCCAGATCCAATCATCTCAACCGACAGTCGACTGTGGATTGAATTccgaagcagcagcagctggttgGGCAAAGGTTTTTCAGCAGTCTATGAAg CCATTTGTGGGGGAGAGGTTAAGCGGGACAGTGGCCAGATCCAGTCCCCCAATTATCCCGATGACTACCAGTCcaacaaagtgtgtgtatggCGAATCACAGTGGCAGAGGGTTTCGATGTTGGCCTCTCCTTTCAGTCATTTGag ATTGAGAGACATGACAGCTGTGCTTATGACTATGTGGAGGTGAGGGATGGCAGCTCTGATAGCAGTCCGCTGCTCGGCCGTTTCTGCGGCTACGACAAACCTGACGACATCAAAAGTAGCTCCAACCAGCTTTGGCTGAAGTTTGTGTCGGATGGCTCGGTCAACAAAGCTGGGTTTGCGGCCAACTTTTTCAAAG AGATGGATGAGTGCTCCAGACTTGACAACGGTCACTGTGAGCAGCAATGTCTGAACACGTTGGGCAGCTACAGATGTGCTTGTGATCCCGGATATGAGCTGGCAGCTGACAGACGTAGCTGTGAGA CTGCCTGTGGCGGGTTCATCACCAAGCTCAATGGCTCCCTCACCACCCCCGGGTGGCCCAAAGAATACCCACCCAACAAGAACTGCGTGTGGCAGCTGGTGGCACCCATTCAGTTTCGCATCACTTTGGTGTTTGATGTGTTCGAGACCGAAGGAAATGAT GTGTGTAAATATGATTATGTGGAGGTGCGCAGTGGGTTGACTTCAGACTCCGAGCTTCATGGAAAGTTCTGTGGAGCGGAGAAACCTGAGGTCATCACCTCCCGACAAAACAACATGAGGATCGAGTTCAAGTCTGACAACACCGTCTCCAAGAGGGGCTTCAAAGCTCACTTCTTCTCTG ATATAGACGAGTGCTCCAAAGAAAATGGTGGCTGCCAGCATGAATGTGTGAACACCTTCGGGAGCTACAGCTGTCAGTGCCGCAGCGGCTTCATGCTGCATGATAATAAGCATGACTGCAAGGAAG CGGGCTGTGATCATGCTGTTAACACTGTGTCAGGCACTATAAGCAGCCCCAACTGGCCTGATAAGTATCCCAGCAAGAAGGCCTGCACCTGGTCTCTGTCCACAACCCCTGGGCATCGTATCAAAATT GTTTTCAATGAGATCGACATGGAGTCTCATCTTGAGTGCGCTTACGACCATCTGGAGATCTACGACGGGCGTGACAACCGTGCCCCAATTCTTGGACGCTTCTGTGGCACCAAAAAGCCTTCTACGGTGGTCTCCAGTGGCAACAAAATGTTCCTGCGTTTTTTCTCTGACAACTCAGTGCAAAAGAGAGGATTTGAGGCTTCATACAGAGCAG AATGTGGAGGAAGCCTAAAAGCCGAGGTCAAGACAAAAGAGCTCTACTCTCATGCACAGTTTGGAGATAACAACTACCCCAGCGGCTCCGACTGTCTGTGGGTGGTTTCTGCTGAGAAGGGTTACGGAGTGGAGATCATCTTCCAAGTGTTTGAGATCGAGGAGGAAGCAGACTGCGGGTATGATTATGTGGAGCTGTATGACGGCGCTGACATCAAGTCTCCAAGGCTGGGACGATATTGTGGATCTGGG GCCCCAGAGGAAGTTTACTCAGCCGGGGATGCCATAGTTTTAAAGTTTCACTCAGATGACAGCATCAATAAAAAAGGCTTTCATGTACGCTACACAAGCACAAAGTTCCAGGACACATTACACGCAAGCAAGTGA
- the LOC117959405 gene encoding bone morphogenetic protein 1-like isoform X1, whose amino-acid sequence MEVAPTFLLLLCGLRVSLAADWEFADTHFTYLGDAIDYKDPCKAAAFLGDIALDEDDLRMFKEVQHTVQTNHTDSVNSSSVSRSNRAADRKSLHRRRRAATSRPERVWPDGIIPYLISGNFTGSQRAIFRQAMRHWEKHTCVTFTERTTEESYIVFTYRPCGCCSYVGRRGGGPQAISIGKNCDKFGIVVHELGHVIGFWHEHTRPDRDEHVSIIRDNIQPGQEYNFLKMEPGEVDSLGEVYDFGSIMHYARNTFSRGIFLDTILPRYDVNGIRPPIGQRTRLSKGDIAQARKLYKCARCGDSLQDSAGNFSSPGFPNGYSAYAHCVWMISVTPGEKIVLNFTSMDLFRSHLCWYDHVEVRDGYWRKASLKGRFCGDMLPDPIISTDSRLWIEFRSSSSWLGKGFSAVYEAICGGEVKRDSGQIQSPNYPDDYQSNKVCVWRITVAEGFDVGLSFQSFEIERHDSCAYDYVEVRDGSSDSSPLLGRFCGYDKPDDIKSSSNQLWLKFVSDGSVNKAGFAANFFKEMDECSRLDNGHCEQQCLNTLGSYRCACDPGYELAADRRSCETAACGGFITKLNGSLTTPGWPKEYPPNKNCVWQLVAPIQFRITLVFDVFETEGNDVCKYDYVEVRSGLTSDSELHGKFCGAEKPEVITSRQNNMRIEFKSDNTVSKRGFKAHFFSDIDECSKENGGCQHECVNTFGSYSCQCRSGFMLHDNKHDCKEAGCDHAVNTVSGTISSPNWPDKYPSKKACTWSLSTTPGHRIKIVFNEIDMESHLECAYDHLEIYDGRDNRAPILGRFCGTKKPSTVVSSGNKMFLRFFSDNSVQKRGFEASYRAECGGSLKAEVKTKELYSHAQFGDNNYPSGSDCLWVVSAEKGYGVEIIFQVFEIEEEADCGYDYVELYDGADIKSPRLGRYCGSGAPEEVYSAGDAIVLKFHSDDSINKKGFHVRYTSTKFQDTLHASK is encoded by the exons ATGGAAGTCGCTCCAACATTCCTGTTGCTGCTGTGCGGTCTGCGCGTTTCTCTGGCGGCTGATTGGGAGTTTGCGGACACTCATTTCACCTACCTCGGTGATGCCATTGACTACAAGGATCCCTGTAAAGCCG CTGCCTTTTTGGGAGATATTGCCCTTGATGAAGATGACCTCCGCATGTTCAAAGAAGTCCAGCACACTGTCCAGACCAACCACACAGACTCAG TTAACAGTTCCAGTGTCAGTAGGAGTAATAGAGCTGCAGACAGAAAGAGTCTCCATCGTCGAAGGAGAGCAGCCACCTCCAGACCTGAGCGAGTGTGGCCAGATGGCATCATCCCGTATTTGATCAGTGGGAACTTCACTG GCAGTCAGAGAGCCATTTTCCGACAGGCGATGCGTCACTGGGAGAAACACACTTGCGTAACATTCACTGAGAGGACGACTGAAGAAAGCTACATCGTTTTCACCTACCGACCTTGTGG GTGTTGCTCCTACGTGGGGAGGAGAGGTGGTGGCCCTCAGGCCATCTCTATAGGGAAGAACTGTGATAAGTTTGGCATTGTGGTGCATGAACTCGGACACGTGATCGGCTTCTGGCACGAACACACACGTCCAGACCGTGATGAGCATGTAAGCATCATCAGGGACAACATCCAACCAG GACAGGAGTATAACTTCCTGAAGATGGAGCCAGGCGAGGTCGACTCACTTGGGGAGGTATACGACTTCGGCAGCATCATGCATTATGCAAGGAATACATTTTCCAG GGGCATCTTCTTAGACACAATCTTGCCCCGTTATGATGTCAATGGAATCAGGCCACCTATTGGACAGAGGACCAGGCTGAGCAAAGGGGACATTGCACAAGCCCGAAAACTCTACAAGTGTGCAA GGTGTGGGGACAGCCTGCAGGACAGTGCTGGAAACTTCTCTTCTCCCGGTTTTCCGAACGGCTACTCAGCGTACGCTCATTGTGTCTGGATGATTTCTGTCACTCCTGGAGAGAAG ATTGTGTTGAATTTCACTTCCATGGACCTCTTCAGGAGTCACTTGTGTTGGTACGACCATGTGGAGGTCCGAGACGGATATTGGAGAAAAGCTTCTCTGAAAG GCCGTTTTTGTGGAGACATGCTTCCAGATCCAATCATCTCAACCGACAGTCGACTGTGGATTGAATTccgaagcagcagcagctggttgGGCAAAGGTTTTTCAGCAGTCTATGAAg CCATTTGTGGGGGAGAGGTTAAGCGGGACAGTGGCCAGATCCAGTCCCCCAATTATCCCGATGACTACCAGTCcaacaaagtgtgtgtatggCGAATCACAGTGGCAGAGGGTTTCGATGTTGGCCTCTCCTTTCAGTCATTTGag ATTGAGAGACATGACAGCTGTGCTTATGACTATGTGGAGGTGAGGGATGGCAGCTCTGATAGCAGTCCGCTGCTCGGCCGTTTCTGCGGCTACGACAAACCTGACGACATCAAAAGTAGCTCCAACCAGCTTTGGCTGAAGTTTGTGTCGGATGGCTCGGTCAACAAAGCTGGGTTTGCGGCCAACTTTTTCAAAG AGATGGATGAGTGCTCCAGACTTGACAACGGTCACTGTGAGCAGCAATGTCTGAACACGTTGGGCAGCTACAGATGTGCTTGTGATCCCGGATATGAGCTGGCAGCTGACAGACGTAGCTGTGAGA CAGCTGCCTGTGGCGGGTTCATCACCAAGCTCAATGGCTCCCTCACCACCCCCGGGTGGCCCAAAGAATACCCACCCAACAAGAACTGCGTGTGGCAGCTGGTGGCACCCATTCAGTTTCGCATCACTTTGGTGTTTGATGTGTTCGAGACCGAAGGAAATGAT GTGTGTAAATATGATTATGTGGAGGTGCGCAGTGGGTTGACTTCAGACTCCGAGCTTCATGGAAAGTTCTGTGGAGCGGAGAAACCTGAGGTCATCACCTCCCGACAAAACAACATGAGGATCGAGTTCAAGTCTGACAACACCGTCTCCAAGAGGGGCTTCAAAGCTCACTTCTTCTCTG ATATAGACGAGTGCTCCAAAGAAAATGGTGGCTGCCAGCATGAATGTGTGAACACCTTCGGGAGCTACAGCTGTCAGTGCCGCAGCGGCTTCATGCTGCATGATAATAAGCATGACTGCAAGGAAG CGGGCTGTGATCATGCTGTTAACACTGTGTCAGGCACTATAAGCAGCCCCAACTGGCCTGATAAGTATCCCAGCAAGAAGGCCTGCACCTGGTCTCTGTCCACAACCCCTGGGCATCGTATCAAAATT GTTTTCAATGAGATCGACATGGAGTCTCATCTTGAGTGCGCTTACGACCATCTGGAGATCTACGACGGGCGTGACAACCGTGCCCCAATTCTTGGACGCTTCTGTGGCACCAAAAAGCCTTCTACGGTGGTCTCCAGTGGCAACAAAATGTTCCTGCGTTTTTTCTCTGACAACTCAGTGCAAAAGAGAGGATTTGAGGCTTCATACAGAGCAG AATGTGGAGGAAGCCTAAAAGCCGAGGTCAAGACAAAAGAGCTCTACTCTCATGCACAGTTTGGAGATAACAACTACCCCAGCGGCTCCGACTGTCTGTGGGTGGTTTCTGCTGAGAAGGGTTACGGAGTGGAGATCATCTTCCAAGTGTTTGAGATCGAGGAGGAAGCAGACTGCGGGTATGATTATGTGGAGCTGTATGACGGCGCTGACATCAAGTCTCCAAGGCTGGGACGATATTGTGGATCTGGG GCCCCAGAGGAAGTTTACTCAGCCGGGGATGCCATAGTTTTAAAGTTTCACTCAGATGACAGCATCAATAAAAAAGGCTTTCATGTACGCTACACAAGCACAAAGTTCCAGGACACATTACACGCAAGCAAGTGA